The following coding sequences lie in one Arachis stenosperma cultivar V10309 chromosome 5, arast.V10309.gnm1.PFL2, whole genome shotgun sequence genomic window:
- the LOC130981271 gene encoding uncharacterized mitochondrial protein AtMg00810-like — MGELHYFLRIQVTKTDAGGLVLSQEKYLPKKAKMENCKPCHTPPTIFGSLQHLIATSPELAYCVGKLSQFMHTLLYEHWKMVKKVAEGRDSDDRKFIGGFCVFLGSNLVSWSSKK; from the exons ATGGGTGAACTTCACTACTTTCTTAGGATTCAAGTCACTAAGACTGATGCTGGTGGTCTAGTACTATCCCAAGAGAAGTATCTACCTAAGAAGGCAAAAATGGAGAACTGCAAACCTTGCCACACACCCCCTACCATCTTCG GAAGCTTGCAGCATCTCATTGCCACTAGTCCAGAACTTGCATATTGTGTAGGCAAGTTATCACAGTTTATGCATACACTTTTATATGAACATTGGAAGATGGTCAAAAAGGTTGCTGAG GGGAGAGATTCAGATGATAGAAAATTCATTGGAGGCTTCTGTGTCTTTCTTGGAAGCAATCTTGTGTCATGGAGTTCAAAGAAGTAA